CGGCACGCCGTTGGCGCGGCCCGAGACACCGAGCCTCTCCCCAGCGACCACGCGGACGACCGCCGCGCTCCCTTCGGCCTTCGCGTGCACCAGCGAGGCCATGTGTGTATAGTACACATGCGTGACGCGGCGAGCACCGAGCGCGATCGGCGCGTCGAGCGCGAGCCTCACGGAGAACGGAGTGTCGAAGCGCCCGACCCACCGCGTGTGCCCGCGCTCCGAGTAGTCGAGGGTGCCCGCGGCGATGGCGTGGACCGCGAGGCTCGAGCCGCCGATGTCGAGCCCCGTATCGCCGTCGTAGCCGGCGAGGATCCCCCCGGGGAGTGGGCTCCGGAGCGCCACATTCCTCAAGAGTGACGAGAGGTTAGCTTCCTCCGCGCGGGCCACGCGAGGGCCCATGGCCGAGGCGGCGAGCACGAGCCCGAGGTGACGTCGACCGATGCGCATACCCTTCGTCGCGCGACGAAGGCGGATCGTGACACGACCCGCGACGCGATCGTCAGCGCGGCCCGAAGAGCGTCGCGGGGAGGATCGACTCGATCTGCTGGCGCGTGACGGTGCCCTGCTCGTCGACCGAGTAGTCGTCCTTCTCGATCTTGAAGGTGCGTGTCCCGGTGACGTTGGCGCGACCGACGAACCGGTACGGGATGACCGGGCTCGAGAAGGCCTCGCGCAACACGGCCACGGCGAGCTCGACGGGCATGGTGATCGGCACGCGCACGGGCGTGGTCGTGTCCGAGGGGAGCCAGAGGCCGTCCCCCGGGGCCTGGTAGTTGACGATGACCGGGTACTTGTTCGCCATGTACACGGTGCCGCTCACGGCCCGAATGGCCACGTCGTACGAGTTCGGGTTGTGGACGTCGAGCACGACGGTCATCACCACCCCGAGGCTCGGCGGGAACGTCGCGAGCTGCACGCCCGCGACCTCGGCGTGGTTGAGCCGCATGGTGGGCTTGCTCACGCAGCCGGTGGCGCCGAGCGACACGAGCCCGAGCATGGCGACGAGAGCGAGGTTTCGGGGAGCGAAAGAAGGAAGCTTCACCCGCACGAGCATACCGCCCCACCGGCACCGACGGAAAGCGCGGCGTCGATGCCCGGAGGGCACACGCGTCACACACACGGGGACGCGGATCCCGCGCCCCTCTCACTTCGAGATCGACGGGAGGCGGCCCTTCGGAGCATACTTCGCGCCCGATCATGAGCGAGAAAGAGTCCGAGAAGGGCGAAGAGCACGGCACGGCGCACATCGTCCAGTCGCTCGCGGTCAACCTGCTCATCGCGGCCATCAAGGCCGTAGCGGCGTTCTTCACCAAGTCGGGCGCCATGCTCGCCGAGGCGCTCCACTCGTTCTCCGACTGCGGCAACCAAATCTTGCTCCTCGTCGGCGTGCGGCAGGCGCGGCGTCCGCCCGACGCGAGCCACCCGCTCGGCTATGGGCGCGCGCTCTACTTCTGGTCGTTCATGGTCGCGATGATGCTCTTCACGGGCGGCGGGCTCTTCTCGATCTACGAGGGCTACGAGAAGCTCCACGCCCCCGAGCCGGTCGAGCGGGTGTGGCTCGGCCTCCTCATCCTCACGGTCTCGCTCGTGCTCGAAGGCGGGGCGACCCTGTCGAACATCAAAGAGCTGAAGAAGCGCGCCGGAAAGAAGCCCTTCTTCCAGTACCTGAAGTAGACGAAGGACTCGGACCTGGTCGTCGTGTTCGGCGAGAACTCGGCGGCCGTGCTCGGTCTCTCCTTGGCGATCGTGGCGCTCGGCTTGGCGTCGCTCACGAAAGACGGTCGTTGGGACGGCGCGGGCAGCATGGCCATCGGCGCCGTGCTCGTGGCGGTCGCCGTCTTCCTCGCCACCAAGGTCAAGTCGCTCCTCCTCGGCGAGGCCGCCGACCCGGAGATCGACGAGGCGGCTCGCCAGACGGCCCTCGAGTTCCCCGAGCTCCACCGCGTCCTGAACTGCATCACGCTCCAGCAGGGCCCGGGCGAAGTATTCGTATCCATTAAGATTTCTTTCCGGAGTGGGCTCGACATCGACGAGGTGTGCCGCATCATCAACCGCTTCGAGGAGAAGCTCCGCGGCCGCGTCCCCGAGGCGCGTTGGATCTTCGTCGAGCCCGACATCGACCGCGAGAAACGCGACCCGTCCGACCCGCCGCCCGCTCCGTAGATTCGGCGAGACGACGGCCCCGGAGCCCGGGTACGCTTTTCGTCCTATGCGACGCGTCCGCCCGCAGGGCCCCATCGACTTCACGCGCCTCGCGCTCACCCCGGAAGAGGGGTTCGTTCTCTCACGGGTCGACGGCCCGACGACCACCCGCGATCTCGTGGCGCTCACCGGGCTCGACGAGGCCCGTATCGACGCCATCGTCGACAAGCTCTCGGAGCTCGGCGTGGTGGACTCCGAGCCGAACGCGAGCGTCGCACCGCCGCGCCGCACCTCCGAGCTGCCCGAGGCCGAAGAGGCGACCGACGAGCCCGTCCCCGACGCGCCGACCGAGGACGAGCTGCTCGAGGCCTCGAGCGACGAGGACGAGGCCGACCCGGCCGGAGCCGAGGCCGCCGAGCGCAACTACCGGCAAATCTACGAGTGGACCTTTCGGGAGATGTCGACCGACGAGCGTGTGGTCCACGCGGAGCGCGCCCAGGGTCCCGACCTCTTCGCGCTCTGCCTCGACCCGGATCCGCGCGTTGTCTTCGCGCTGCTCAAGAACGCGACGTTCGGTCTCGACCACGCGAGGTACGTCGCGCTCTGGCACCGCACGCCGCAAGGCCTCGACCACATCGCGCGCGACGTCGCCTTCCTGCGAGACCGTCAGGTGGAGCGGCGCCTCCTACGAAACCCGCAGATCTCCGAGCCGCTCCTCTTGAAGCTGCTCTCTCCGAAGCGCCTCGTCGAGGTGTACAAGACCTGCATCGACCGCGAGATCCAGGAGCGCACGCGGCAAAAGGCGCGCTCCGTGCTCCACCG
The DNA window shown above is from Myxococcales bacterium and carries:
- a CDS encoding cation diffusion facilitator family transporter; the encoded protein is MSEKESEKGEEHGTAHIVQSLAVNLLIAAIKAVAAFFTKSGAMLAEALHSFSDCGNQILLLVGVRQARRPPDASHPLGYGRALYFWSFMVAMMLFTGGGLFSIYEGYEKLHAPEPVERVWLGLLILTVSLVLEGGATLSNIKELKKRAGKKPFFQYLK